Genomic DNA from Pistricoccus aurantiacus:
GCATTCTCGCAGGCCGCGCTGAATGTCGCGGATATTGGCGATCTGAGAGCCCAGATGAAAATGCACCAGCTGCAGGCTTTCCAGAGCGTCTGTTTCCTCGAGGCGTTTCACTACCGCGAGGATCTGGCCGGCGGTCAGGCCGAACTTGGATTTCTCGCCGCCGGTGTTCTGCCACTTGCCCTTGCCCACGGAGGCCAATCGCGCCCGCAGGCCGATGCGCGGCATGACGTTCAGATGCGCGGCTTCCTCGAGGATCAGCTCGAGTTCCGAGTGCTTCTCCACCACCAGATAGACCTGGTGGCCGAGCTTCTCGCCCATCAGCGCCAGGCGCACGTATTCGCGGTCCTTGTAGCCGTTGCACACGATCAGCGATGGAGCGTCCGCGGAAAGCGCCAGCACCGCGAGCAGCTCCGGCTTGCTGCCGGCTTCCAGGCCGACTCTGCCTCGGCCGCGTTCCTGGGTGGCGAGAATTTCCTCCACCACTCGGCGCTGCTGATTGACCTTGATCGGATAGACCGCGGTATAGCCGCCGATATAATGATGTTCCTGCCGGGCGTGATCGAAGGCGGCACACAGCTGCTCGACACGATCATGGAGGATGTCCGTGAAGCGCACTAGCACCGGCAGGCGCAACCCCGTGGCCTGAAGGCGTTTTGCCAGCTCGCTAAGCGAGAGGCTGGGGCCTGGGATCTCGCTGCCCAGCGGGCGTACCAGGGCGTGGCCGGTATCGTCCACGTCGAAGTAGCCGCTGCCCCACTGGTCGATGTTGTAGGTGTGTCTAGCACGCTCCGCCGGGGTCATGAGCCTGTCTCCTCGGGCAGTGGGAGGGCACCATGGGCGAGACGCTGCCCCAGAATGCGTCGGAACAGGGCCGGATCGTGGGGAGAGAGATCGTGGGCGGGCGGATCCACGTAGACCACCAGCAGTCGGGACAGCCAGTAGCGCAGGGCGGTCATGCGCAGCATCATCGGCCAGGCATCCCGCTCTGCCGCCGTCAGCTTGCGGCGCGCCTGGTAAGCCTCGAGGATGGCCGCGTAGCGCGCCGGTTCCAGTCGACCCTCGCTGTCGCTGGCCCAGTCGTTGATCACGATGGCCAGATCGAAGAGCAGATCTCCGGTGCAGCCGTTGTAGAAGTCGATGATGCCTCCCAGACGGTCACCCTCGAACAAGGTGTTGTCGCGAAACAGATCCCCGTGCAGGGCGCCTTGGGGAAGCGGTTCGGCCTCGGCGAAATAGCTCTGGTAGTCGTCGATCTCGTTCTTCATCAGCGTCTGGTCGTCCGCGGACAGATAGACCAGCACCCGATGGTGCATGGCGCTCAGCCAGTGGAGATCCCGGGGGTTGGGGCGGCTGCCTTCGAAACGTCGGGAAACCCGGTGCATGCGTCCCAAGGCGTCTCCCAGAGCGCGACACTGTCCGAGACTCGGCGCCCTGGGGTGCTTGCCGGGCAGGCGTGGAAAGAGCAGGGCGGGCTTGTCCGCCAGACTCTGCAGGGCAATACCTTCGCGGTCGTGCAGCGGTCCGGGCACCGGGAGTTTGTATTCCGCCAGGTAGTCGAGCAGCGCGACGAAGAACGGTAGCTCCTCGTGCTCCCCCTGCTCGAACAGGGTCAGCACCAGTTCGTGCCGGTCCGTGGTGACGAAGTAGGTGGTGTTCTCGGTACCACTGGGGACGCCTTCAAGCCGGGTCAATCGCCCGGCATCGAAGCGCGTCAGGAAATCGGCGACCTGGGAGTCGTCAAGCGGGGTGAATACGGCCATGTGTCTCTCGCCCGGGGTTGCGAAGGCGCACATTGTAGCGCCTTGACCCGGGAATTTACGACACCGCCGAGAGAGAAACCGGGCGGCTAGCCTACCATTCGATCAGCACCCAGCTGGGCACGGCGACGCGGTCGCCTTCCTGGCGCTCGAAGTTGCCGTCGCCGTCATCGTCGAGCAGGTAATAGGCCGGGCCGATACTGGGCTCGATTCTGATGGCGTAGAGCTGTCCGTTGACCCGGTATTCACGGATGGTGCGGTCCTGCTCCTGGCGGATGGTGACATCCGGCTCCACCTGGGAAGACTCCTGGGCACTCACAGAGCCGACGCTTCCCAGCAGGGCCAGGCTCAGTCCCAAGGCGGCGAGAGGTTTGACGACTGACATGATGAACTCCTGTCCTGATCAATACGTTACCTAGTGTAAGCCTATTTAGGCGGATAAGCTTATTCGCAGTGAAAAAGACGTTGCGACCAACGGAATCTGCCTTCTGCCTGTCGGTTGGACCTGACGTCCGAGGCGGCGCTGCGTATCATGGCCCCCATTGCCACAGCAAGGAACCTTCCCATGGCCGCGAACAAGCCGATCGTGCTCGTCGATGGATCCTCTTACCTGTACCGCGCCTTTCACGCCCTGCCGGCGCTGACCACCTCCAAGGGCCAGCCCACCGGCGCCGTCAAGGGCGTGCTCAGCATGCTCAAGCGGCTGATCAAGGACTACCCGGACAGCCCCATGGCGGTGGTATTCGACGCCAAGGGCAAGACCTTTCGCGACGAATTGTTCGAGCAGTACAAGGCCCATCGCCCGCCGATGCCGGAAGACTTGCGCGCACAGGTGGAACCGCTGCACGCCTGCGTGCGGGCACTGGGCCTGCCGCTGCTCAGCATCGAGGGCGTCGAGGCAGACGACGTGATCGGCACCCTGGCCCGCCAGGCCACGGAGGCCGGACGCGAGGCGGTGATCTCCACCGGGGACAAGGACATGGCCCAGTTGGTCAACGGCCATGTCACCCTGGTCAACACCATGAAGGACGAGGTGCTGGATCGCCAGGGCGTCGAGGACAAGTTCGGCCTGCCCCCGGAGCGCATCATCGATTTCCTGGCGCTGATGGGTGATAAGGTGGATAACATTCCTGGAGTGCCCGGGGTTGGTGAAAAGACCGCCCTGGGGCTGCTGCAGGGCATAGAAGGGGGGCTCGAAGGCGTCTACGCCAACCTGGAGCAGGTCAAGACCCTGAGCTTTCGCGGCGCCAAGACCCTCGCTAAAAAGCTCGAGGAGCATCGCGACCAGGCCTTTCTTTCCTACGAGCTCGCCACCATCAAGACCGACTGCGAGCTGCCGGTGGGTCTGGACGACTTGGACATCGCCCAGCCGAATCGCCAGGCGTTGCGGGAGCATTATCAGGAGCTGGAGTTCAAGGCCTGGCTCACGGAGCTGCTGGAAGGCCAGGACGAAGGCGTCGACGACACGCCAGGCGGCGCGGCGCTGAGCAAGGAGGCGGAGGAATCCGTGCCGGCCAGATCCCCGGATCGTCGCGATCAGGTGATCGACACTCAGGCTATCCTCGATAACTGGCTCGAGCGGCTGCGCCAGGCGGATGCCTTCTGCTTCGACCTGGAAACCACCAGTCTGAATTACATGCGGGCGGAGATCGTCGGTATCGGCCTGGCTCTCGAGCCCGGCGAGGCAGCCTATATTCCCCTGGCTCACGATTACCTGGATGCTCCCGCCCAGTTGGAACGCGACCGTGTATTGGAGGCCTTGAAACCCCTGCTGGAGGATCCGAGCAAGGGCAAGATCGGCCAGAACCTCAAGTACGATATCTCCGTGCTGGCCAACTATGCGATCAACGTGGCCGGGCCGCTGACGGATACCATGCTCGAGTCCTACGTGCTCAACTCCACCGCCACCCGCCACGACA
This window encodes:
- a CDS encoding DUF2782 domain-containing protein — translated: MSVVKPLAALGLSLALLGSVGSVSAQESSQVEPDVTIRQEQDRTIREYRVNGQLYAIRIEPSIGPAYYLLDDDGDGNFERQEGDRVAVPSWVLIEW
- a CDS encoding homoserine kinase, which produces MAVFTPLDDSQVADFLTRFDAGRLTRLEGVPSGTENTTYFVTTDRHELVLTLFEQGEHEELPFFVALLDYLAEYKLPVPGPLHDREGIALQSLADKPALLFPRLPGKHPRAPSLGQCRALGDALGRMHRVSRRFEGSRPNPRDLHWLSAMHHRVLVYLSADDQTLMKNEIDDYQSYFAEAEPLPQGALHGDLFRDNTLFEGDRLGGIIDFYNGCTGDLLFDLAIVINDWASDSEGRLEPARYAAILEAYQARRKLTAAERDAWPMMLRMTALRYWLSRLLVVYVDPPAHDLSPHDPALFRRILGQRLAHGALPLPEETGS